In the Gossypium raimondii isolate GPD5lz chromosome 9, ASM2569854v1, whole genome shotgun sequence genome, one interval contains:
- the LOC105798285 gene encoding E2F transcription factor-like E2FF: MSSFASQESESNSRTLYCRKEKSLGLLCSNFLALYNHDSVQTIGLDDAASKLGVERRRIYDVVNILESIGVVARKGKNQYLWKGFGEIPKALEKLKEEALKQNFCFSDCSKSLRVLDENESADSSYVKNEGQDNLSESSKRTDTKREKSLWLITQNFVKLFLCSDAELITLDSAAIALLGDVHNSTAVRTKVRRLYDIANVFSSMNLIEKTHHPESRKPAFRWLGWGAKLHNGSTTALELNESKKRTFGTEITNQNLKRTKANSSIHRKLNQKENTGMHIKLDSVEHDHKMQQHSKQCSKGFAFGPFTPAAISSGNRNVRPIRDWESLASIYKPQYLNQALSDLFAHYMEAWNSWYAEVARKEEIH; encoded by the exons ATGTCTTCGTTTGCTTCTCAAGAATCTGAATCTAATTCACGAACTCTTTACTGCCGCAAAGAAAAATCTCTTGGCCTTTTATGCtccaa TTTTTTGGCGTTGTATAATCATGACAGCGTTCAAACGATTGGACTGGATGATGCGGCTTCAAAACTAG GAGTTGAACGTCGTCGTATATATGATGTAGTGAATATATTGGAGAGTATCGGA GTAGTGgcaagaaaaggaaagaaccAATACTTATGGAAGGGTTTTGGAGAAATTCCAAAGGCTTTGGAGAAGCTTAAG GAAGAGGCTCTTAAACAGAATTTCTGTTTCTCAGATTGCAGTAAATCATTAAGG GtcttagatgaaaatgaaagtgCAGACTCTTCATATGTGAAGAATGAAGGGCAAGATAATCTTTCAGAATCATCAAAACGTACTG atacaaaaagagaaaaatcccTTTGGCTTATCACACAGAACTTTGTCAAGCTTTTCCTTTGTTCAGAT GCTGAATTGATCACCCTTGATAGTGCAGCGATTGCTTTGCTGGGAGATGTCCACAATTCTACTGCTGTGAGAA CAAAAGTGAGACGATTGTATGACATTGCCAATGTGTTTTCTTCCATGAATTTAATTGAGAAG ACCCATCACCCCGAAAGCAGGAAACCAGCATTCAGGTGGCTGGGATGGGGAGCCAAACTCCACAATGGATCAACGACAGCATTGGAATTGAATGAATCAAAGAAGAGGACGTTTGGGACtgaaattacaaaccaaaatctaaaGAGAACGAAGGCAAACTCCTCTATTCATCGGAAGTTAAACCAGAAGGAAAATACGGGAATGCATATTAAGCTCGATAGTGTAGAACATGATCATAAAATGCAGCAACATTCAAAGCAATGCTCCAAGGGTTTTGCATTTGGCCCTTTTACTCCTGCTGCTATATCCTCAGGAAACAGAAATGTGAGACCAATTCGGGACTGGGAGAGCCTTGCTTCTATTTATAAACCTCAGTATCTTAATCAAG CTCTTAGTGACCTTTTTGCTCATTACATGGAAGCATGGAACTCTTGGTATGCCGAAGTTGCAAGAAAAGAAGAGATTCATTGA